In Atribacteraceae bacterium, the genomic window CGTTCACCAGGACCTCTCTCTGGTTGAACGAATGAACATCGCCCGGAATTTTTTCCTGGGGAAAGAACCGACCCGCAAAGTGGGCCCCCTCAACGTTCTTGACTTGGCTAAAATGAACCGGGACTGTCAGGTGGCGGTGCGGGACATCGGGGTTAAGGTTCGATCGCCGGAAGATTTCGTATCCATATTGTCGGGAGGCGAGAGACAGGCCATCGCCATTGGTCGGGCGGTCTACTTTGGCGCGAAAATATTGATTCTGGACGAGCCCCTGCGCAATCTCTCCATCCGGGAGCAGCGCACGGTATTGAATCATATACGTGCCGCCCGGGACAGGGGTTCTTCCGTTATTTTTATCACTCACAATGTACACCACGCTTGTCCGGTGGCTAATCGCATCGTCTTGTTGGACAACGGAGCAAAGATTGGTGAAGTGGCAGCTGGTCAGAAAACCCCTGAAGAAATTGCCGAGTGTATCGCTACTGGGACTATGGTTACGATCGATCCGGAAAAAGAATGATGGGGAGGGATAAGCGTTGAAACAATTGAACACGGGCATTATCGGTATGGGAAGAATCGGCCGGATCCATGCCCGCAATCTTCAATTTATGATTCCGGATGCGACGGTTTCGGCCATCGCCGAAGTCGATCAGGCGGTTTTGGACCAGGCGGCTTCGGAACTCCAGGTTCCGGTAGCTAAAACCGACTACCGCTATCTCCTCGACGATCCCGGGATCAAGGCTGTGGTCATCTGTTCTCCCACTGACACCCATGTCCCGGTGGTTATAGACGCCGCCCGGGCGGGAAAACATATATTTTGCGAAAAGCCAGTGGCCCTGGATATCGCTTTGATCGATCAGGCTCTTGCCGAAGTGAGCAGGTCCGGGGTAAAGTTAATGGTCGGTTTCAACCGCCGCTTTGATCCG contains:
- a CDS encoding ATP-binding cassette domain-containing protein, with the protein product MNNTKPLVNMENIHKSFGVVKALRGVDFAVYENEVVALLGDNGAGKSTLIKILAGVHRPDRGRIIIRGEEIHFASPEEARLAGIETVHQDLSLVERMNIARNFFLGKEPTRKVGPLNVLDLAKMNRDCQVAVRDIGVKVRSPEDFVSILSGGERQAIAIGRAVYFGAKILILDEPLRNLSIREQRTVLNHIRAARDRGSSVIFITHNVHHACPVANRIVLLDNGAKIGEVAAGQKTPEEIAECIATGTMVTIDPEKE